A window from uncultured Desulfobacter sp. encodes these proteins:
- a CDS encoding DUF6122 family protein produces the protein MVYAVQQTIHYSLHLAFPGVIAWIFFRKEWKKAWLIMLATMLVDLDHLVADPIFDPARCSIGSHPLHSYYAILIYLLLFFFARPKTIKIVSIGLLFHMFTDYQDCLWMRFKI, from the coding sequence ATGGTGTATGCCGTACAGCAAACAATCCATTACAGCCTGCATTTGGCCTTTCCGGGAGTGATTGCCTGGATATTTTTTAGAAAAGAGTGGAAAAAGGCATGGTTAATCATGCTTGCCACGATGCTGGTGGATTTGGACCATTTAGTTGCGGATCCGATATTCGATCCGGCAAGATGCAGCATCGGGTCCCATCCATTACATTCTTACTACGCGATCCTGATTTATCTTCTGCTCTTTTTCTTTGCCCGGCCAAAAACAATTAAAATCGTCTCCATCGGGTTGCTTTTTCATATGTTCACGGATTATCAAGACTGTCTGTGGATGCGGTTCAAAATTTAA
- a CDS encoding AI-2E family transporter: MQRIDDTRIQTISLMLLALIGFGMLLNITKSFMVPFVIAILFAFLLIPVAEFLLKLRIPHILANAIVLVGFGILLMGLVFLIYGALSSVTGSLPRYMEKYSLVIKQLTALIQQYFDIDIMQDYKKISIENLFSVISPSSVVQSVNKSIGTLITFMSRTTLTIIFLMFIVSSRKIFIDKIYEFFQSKRDDLENTVEVIGNVGHQVQRYLFIKTLISIGTGGIFGLVAWMFGLDFAFIWGLLGFVLNFIPTLGPIIATIPPIFLALLQFDSFWYAAGVSICMSAVQFISGSFVEPLIMGDRLNLNIMAILLSLLLWGIIWGIPGMILAVPITASLNIMLNNIETFRSISILLSK; the protein is encoded by the coding sequence ATGCAACGCATTGATGATACAAGAATTCAAACCATTTCTCTGATGCTTTTGGCATTGATTGGCTTTGGCATGCTGCTCAATATCACAAAATCTTTTATGGTGCCTTTTGTTATTGCGATTCTTTTTGCTTTTTTATTAATACCCGTAGCTGAATTTTTACTTAAACTGCGCATCCCACATATTTTGGCCAACGCCATTGTATTGGTAGGGTTCGGCATCCTTCTCATGGGCCTTGTTTTTCTGATATACGGCGCCTTAAGCTCCGTGACCGGTAGCCTGCCAAGATACATGGAAAAATACAGTCTGGTTATCAAGCAGTTGACAGCACTGATTCAACAATACTTTGATATCGATATTATGCAGGACTACAAAAAGATCAGTATCGAAAATCTTTTTTCCGTCATCTCGCCCTCTTCTGTCGTGCAATCGGTAAATAAAAGCATCGGCACCCTGATCACATTTATGTCACGCACGACACTGACGATAATATTCTTAATGTTTATTGTCAGCAGCCGTAAAATTTTTATCGACAAGATCTACGAATTTTTCCAGTCAAAAAGGGATGACTTGGAAAATACGGTGGAGGTGATTGGCAATGTTGGACACCAAGTCCAGAGGTATCTTTTTATCAAGACTTTGATCAGCATCGGCACCGGTGGCATTTTTGGTCTTGTGGCCTGGATGTTCGGGCTTGATTTTGCATTTATATGGGGCTTATTGGGTTTTGTGCTCAATTTTATTCCCACCCTGGGGCCCATTATTGCGACCATACCGCCCATTTTCCTGGCCCTGTTGCAGTTCGACAGCTTTTGGTATGCCGCCGGTGTTTCCATTTGTATGTCGGCCGTGCAGTTTATTTCGGGCAGTTTTGTGGAGCCGCTTATCATGGGCGATCGGCTTAACCTGAATATTATGGCTATTTTACTTTCACTGTTGCTTTGGGGGATCATCTGGGGGATTCCGGGGATGATCTTGGCTGTGCCGATCACAGCCTCTTTGAACATCATGTTGAACAATATAGAAACGTTTAGGAGCATCAGTATTTTGCTGAGCAAATAA